The genomic window CGGGTCGCTATGGTGGCAAACCAGCCATCGTGGCTGAGAACAGGCTTGAGCAGCAGTTCCATGCCTCTCAGCCCGACCGTGTTTGGGTGACCGACATCACCTATATCAAGACCCACGAGGGCTGGCTGTATCTCTGCGTTGTCATCGACCTGTTCTCGCGCCGTGTGGTCGGCTGGTCGGCACAATCGCGCATGACAACCGACCTCGCCTTGCAGGCCCTACTGATGGCCGTCTGGCGGAGAAAGCCAGACCGGAAGGTCACGGTGCATTCAGATCAAGGTTCTCAATTCACCAGCCGAGAATGGCAGACGTTTCTCCACCAGCACAATCTGGAGCCCAACATGAGCAGGCGCGGGAATTACCACGACAACGCCGTCGCCGAAAGCTTCTTCCAACTTCTAAAACGAGAACGGGTCAGGCGACGGACCTATTCCACCCGCGAGAGCGCAAGGCAGGATGTGTTCGAATACATAGAGGTGTTCTACAACCCAAAACGCAAGCACACCAACAACGGCATACTGTCGCCCGTTGACTTCGAAACCAGACAACTCAATCTGAAAAAGGCAGGGGTCCTGACCCTAAAGGTTTCTTAACCCCGCAGGACGCATAATCGGGGCTGATTGCCTTACCCGGAAAGGACCGCATAGATGGCGGAGCCTGCCAGCCCTTCTGTCCTGCAACGCATGGCCCGACGCGCCCGCGCGACACCCTGTGCCGATCGCGGGGCGGGCCTGCGCCGGGCGTTTCAGCGGGCCTTGCGGCGCGCGGGCGCCCCCTTTCCGGGGTTGGAGCCGGAACCGGGGCAGGAGGATATGACCTGGTCCATGCTGGTGGGCGATCTGTTGACCGGGCTGCCCGATGGCGGGTTGCTGGTGGGGCTGGACGGGCCTCATGGTGCCCGTGGCCTGTGCCTTTTGCAACAATCGGTGGTCGATGCGCTGATCGAGGTGCAGACCACTGGCCGGGTGGACCCGGTAGAAGGCCCGGCGCGCCCTTTCACCAAAATCGACATCGCCCTGACACGGGATTTCATTGATCTGCTGCTGTCGGCCTTCTCGGCAGAGCTGGACGGGGTGCAGGGTGTTGACTGGCCCCGGCGGATGAGCTTTGGCGGCCCGCTGGCAGATCGTCGGCAATTGCCGCTGCTGATCCCCGACGGGCTATATCACCAATTCGCGGTTGACCTTGCTTTCGGTGATGGCGCCAAGACGGGCAGGGTTCTTCTGGCGGTACCGGTAGAGGCCGGGTCGGGTGCCCTCACCGACAAGGCCGGGCAGGCGGCGGCTGATCCGGCCTGGCAGGCCGGGTTGCGGCAGGCGCTCTTCGCCGCAGAGGTTGTTTTTGATGTGACGCTGATTCGCCAGATGCGCAGCCTGGCCGAACTGGAACAGCTGGCGCCGGGCGATCTGATTCCGTTTGACGCGGCCGATCTGGCCAATGTGATGCTGGAGGATGCCAGAGGCCGGAATGTTCTGAGGGGGCGTTTGGGACAGCAGGGCGGCAAACGCGCCGTGTGTCTGACCACGGGCCCCGTGGCGCAGACCCCAAAACCGCCTTCGGCGCCGATGCCTGACACCGCCCCGATGGATGCCGCGCCGCCAGAATCTGCACCCATTGGCAGCGATGCGACAGCCGCGGCCCCAACAGGCTCAGAGCAGATGGCGGGGGTGCCACCAACTCCGGTTTCTGCCTGCTAGGTGTGAGCTTTCAGTAGGTTGTCCATTCGATCCGAACCGAGGGGCAGGAAGCGAAGCGCCCGCGCCCCGTGGGGGCGGCTCAGACGCTGCCCGGCGGGGCCGCCGGGCGGAAGGGTGGTGCGGGGTGGCGCGGAATTTCAGTCCAAATCTATAAAGCCTCTCATCGGCAATTGCATTCCCCGGGTGATCCCGGCAGGGTCACCCGGGAACATTCCCCCACGTCCTGCCCTGTGCAAACCGTAGGCTGGCCGGGCCGCACGACCTGACCTGAGGATGAGACGATGAAATTTCTGCGATATGGCCCGCCGGGTGCCGAAAAGCCCGGTGTTCTGGATGCACAGGGGCAATTGCGGGATTTGTCGGGTCAGGTGGATGATCTGGGCGGCGATGGTCTGACCCGTCTGGACGGGCTGACCGCAGATGGGCCGGTGGTCGAGGGCAATCCGCGTATCGGGCCGCCGGTGGCGGGCACCGGCAAGATCATCTGTATCGGCATGAATTATGCGGATCACGCGGCGGAAACCGGCTCCACCCCGCCGCCGGAGCCGATGATCTTCATGAAGGCAACCTCGGCCATCACCGGGCCGAATGACATAATCTATATCCCCCGTGGCTCCGTCAAAACCGATTGGGAGGTGGAACTGGGCGTGGTCATCGGCACCGCCGCCAAACATGTGACCGAGGCCGAAGCGCTGACCCATGTGGCCGGCTATGTGGCGCTGAATGATGTGTCGGAACGGGATTATCAGAAATTCCGCTCAGGCCAGTTTACCAAGGGCAAAAGCTGCGACAGTTTTGCGCCGCTTGGCCCCTGGCTGGTCACCCCTGACGAGGTGGCGGACCCGCAGAACCTGGGGCTGCGCCTGTCGGTCAACGGCCAGATGCGTCAGAACGGCACCACGGCACAGATGATCTTTGGCGTCAGGCATCTGATTTCCTATCTCAGCGGGTTCTTCACGCTTTATCCCGGCGACATCATCGGCACCGGCACACCGCCGGGTGTCGGGCTGGGCATGACGCCCGAGACCTATCTTGCCCCGGGGGATGAGGTGGTTCTGGAAATTGACGGGCTGGGACAGCAGCGGATGGATGTGGCCCAGGGGTAAAGCCCGCTGGCAGGGCCTGATCGCGCCATATTTAAGGCTTTATTCATCATCAAATGGCCCCGGCCTTGTGCCGGTCTCTTCGCATTCTGGCCCATATTTGCGGACAAGTTTGCATGCATCACCCCTGAAATGCCCGCTACAGATATGGGCAGGAGGAAAAGCATGACCCGTTTGATCTCTTTGGCCCTTCTTGGCATGGCGCTGGCTGTCTCGGCCTGTTCCACACCCGGCGCTGTCAGCCGAAAC from Rhodophyticola sp. CCM32 includes these protein-coding regions:
- a CDS encoding FliM/FliN family flagellar motor switch protein, coding for MARRARATPCADRGAGLRRAFQRALRRAGAPFPGLEPEPGQEDMTWSMLVGDLLTGLPDGGLLVGLDGPHGARGLCLLQQSVVDALIEVQTTGRVDPVEGPARPFTKIDIALTRDFIDLLLSAFSAELDGVQGVDWPRRMSFGGPLADRRQLPLLIPDGLYHQFAVDLAFGDGAKTGRVLLAVPVEAGSGALTDKAGQAAADPAWQAGLRQALFAAEVVFDVTLIRQMRSLAELEQLAPGDLIPFDAADLANVMLEDARGRNVLRGRLGQQGGKRAVCLTTGPVAQTPKPPSAPMPDTAPMDAAPPESAPIGSDATAAAPTGSEQMAGVPPTPVSAC
- a CDS encoding fumarylacetoacetate hydrolase family protein, with protein sequence MKFLRYGPPGAEKPGVLDAQGQLRDLSGQVDDLGGDGLTRLDGLTADGPVVEGNPRIGPPVAGTGKIICIGMNYADHAAETGSTPPPEPMIFMKATSAITGPNDIIYIPRGSVKTDWEVELGVVIGTAAKHVTEAEALTHVAGYVALNDVSERDYQKFRSGQFTKGKSCDSFAPLGPWLVTPDEVADPQNLGLRLSVNGQMRQNGTTAQMIFGVRHLISYLSGFFTLYPGDIIGTGTPPGVGLGMTPETYLAPGDEVVLEIDGLGQQRMDVAQG